GCTTCTGCTTTTACAATGATTCTTTTCATTTTCTTTTCAAATTCTCTTCGAGGAATTAGAACACTATGGCCGCATCCTTCACATTTTATGCGGATATCTGCACCCATTCTTATGATTTTCCAAGCATTTGTCCCGCAAGGATGTTGCTTTTTCATTTCAACGATATCGTTTAAATGAAATGTTTTAGTTTCCACTATGCATCATCTCCCCCAGTTTTATTACTCTCTTGATTATAAACCATCATTTTTTGATATGGCATAGGTATACCGTTTTTCTCAAAAATATCTTTTACATCCCTTTTAATAATTCTTGAAATTCCAAAATGTTGGTATGGTTTTGTTTCTACAACAATTCGAACTGTTACTTCAGTTCCTACAATATTTTGAACCCCTACAAATATAGGTACACCCTCTACTTCTTCATACTGTGCAGGCAATGTTTGTAGATACTCCGTTACAAGTTTCTCTATTTTCTCAATATCCGCTTCAATACCTACTTGTAAATCAATAATACCTTTCGAGTTATTGATAGAATAGTTCACAACATCCATAATTTGACCATTAGGAATAATATATAATTCTCCTGTAAAGGCAATTAATTTCGTTGTTCTTAATCCTATTTCTGATACTGTCCCTTCAGCAACATTGGATGTCGTTAATTTCACATAGTCACCTACCGCAAATTGGTCCTCCAATATAATGAAAAATCCTGTTATAACATCCTTTACTAAGCTTTGTGCACCAAAACCTATGGCTAACCCTGCAATTCCTGCCCCTGCTAATAACCCCATTACCTCTATTTTCAATGCAGATAAAACAGCTATGATAGCTGAAAAGTAAACTACATAGGTAAGCACACTATGAAGTAGCTTCACAAGTGTTGTTTGACGTCGCTCGGATTGTTTTAAAGGTGTTTTTAACCTTAAAGTAAATAATCTTGTGATAATTTTTTTTCCTATAAAAATGACTAAATAGGATATAAGAAGAATAGAAATAATCTTAATCGATGATTCAATCACATAATCCCATAATCCTTCGCTCGTAAAGTAACTCCAAAATCGCCCAGTAGTTTTTGCTATTGATTCTGGGTTGATTTCAATATTTTCTTCAGTCATTTTCCCACCTCTTGTATAAGTATCTAAAATTTTGAATATACTTCATAAAAATATAACTTTAGTTTTTCTTATTCAAATTTTTTTAAACTAAAAGAAAGAGAGATTTTGTATGCAAAATATTAATGAAGCTAATGAAATTGTAAAAAGATCCTTCGTTCATCATGAACAATCTGGTGCGGTTTGGCGTTTAAGTGATATATTTTTAAACCATATTCCATTTGATCATGAACAAATCATCTTTTGTTGTATCGGAACAGACCGTTCCACTGGAGATTCCCTTGGCCCATTGACAGGAAGCTTTTTAGCCAGCTATCATTCTTTTCCGTTTCGAGTAATTGGAACTTTAGAAAATCCTCTTCATGCTGTCAATTTACCATCAACAGTAGAAGAGTTACAACAATCGAGCACAGCCCCGTTTGTAGTAGCAATAGATGCATGTCTTGGTGCTGAAGATAATATTGGTCAAATTATTGTTCATCAAGGTCCACTTTTACCAGGAAAAGCAGTGAAAAAGGAACTTCCAGCAATCGGAAATATTTCTGTGAAAGGCATTGTAAACGTTGGCGGTTTTATGGAAATGCTTGTCTTACAAAATACTCGTTTAAAAACAACATATTCAATGAGTGATAAGATTGCTAGAGCATTACTTTTAGCTTGGCAGCGTTATTCATTGAAAGGGAAATATAACACAAATAACCACAGTAGATTTGATCAACTTGGTGACAGGATTGATTACTCAAATTTTAATTAAAGCCACCATTCTACCCCTTTTAAGCTAATCCACCTGTTTTCAATATATACACATAATCATTTTCTAACTCATTAATTCACGGAAAATATTCCTTAAAAATACTGAAAGATAATTGCTATATAATCAATAATCACCAAGACTGTTTATCGGATTGCATTTGATTTCCATATTTTTTTCGTACTCATTAAAATCGAGCGCCAAATTATGGCGCTCGTATTATTATTCTTCTTCAACTTTTAATATTTCTAATATTCTTTCTAAATCTTCCTCAGAATAAAATTCAATTTCAATTTTACCTTTGTTTTTTGATTTCCTGATTTGTACATTTGTACCAAAGTACTCTCTTAACTGTGTCTCTTTTGCTTGTACGAATATATCTTTGTTTACTTTTTTTGATGTTTCACGTGAAACTTCTGAGTTATACTCTTTTATTAAATTCTCTAGTTGACGAACATTTAATGAATGTTTAATCACCTTGTTTGCTAATTCCGGTATTCTCCGTTTATTTTTTAAACCGAGCAAAGTTCTACCGTGTCCCATTGAAAGAGATCCATCGTTTACTAGATTTCTCACTTCCTCTGGTAATTGTAGCAATCTAATATGGTTTGTAATATGGGGACGACTCTTCCCTAATCTTTTCGCTAAATCTTCTTGTGTGAAATTTAATTTTTCAATTAAACTTTGATATGCTTCGGCCTCTTCAATTGGTGTTAAATCTTCACGCTGCAAGTTTTCTAAAATAGCGACTTCCATCATTTGTTCATCAGACATTTCTTTGACAATGGCTGGAACTTCTTCAAGATTCGCTAATTTTGCAGCTCTATAGCGTCTTTCACCGACAACTATTTCATATTTTGAGCCCTTTTTACGGACGACTATTGGTTGGATAATTCCATGTTCTATTATTGATTGAGCTAGTTCTTCAATTGCTTCATCATCAAATATTTTACGTGGTTGGTAAGGGTTGGCTACTAGTTTTTGGATAGAAATTTTTTCAATAGAATCATCATTTTTCAACGGCTCAGTTGGAAATAATGCACTTATTCCTTTACCTAATCCTTTAGCCATTTTTAATCACTTCCCTTGCCAACTCTAAATAGATTTCCGCACCTCTTGATTTTGGATCATAAATAATAATTGGTTCTCCATGACTTGGAGCCTCACTTAGACGAACATTACGTGGAATAATTGATTTAAATACTTTATCTTGGAAGTATTTTTTTACTTCCTCAATTACTTGAATCCCTAAGTTTGTTCTTGCATCTAGCATTGTTAATACAACACCATCAATGTATAATTCTTGATTTAAATGTTTTTGAACTAATCGTACTGTTGATAAAAGTTGGCTTAACCCTTCCAAAGCATAAAATTCACATTGTACGGGAATGATTACCGCATCTGATGCTGTTAAAGCATTAATGGTTAGTAACCCGAGAGATGGCGGACAATCGATAATAATATAATCATATTTTTCTTTAACATTTTCTATTGCATGCTTTAATCTGACTTCACGTGAAATAGTTGAAACAAGTTCTACTTCTGCTCCTGCTAATGAGATTGTAGCAGGCACAGCATCTAAGTTTTCAACTTTTGTTTGTTGTATAACATTCTCAAGGCTCTCATCATCGATTAACACATCATAAACACAATGTTGAGTTTCCCCTTTGTTTATACCAATTCCACTTGTCGCATTACCTTGTGGATCAATATCTATTAATAATACTTTTTTTCCTAAGTATGCAAGACAAGCGCTTAAATTAACAGATGTTGTCGTTTTACCAACTCCACCTTTTTGGTTAGTAATAGCAATAATTCTTCCCAAGATTTTTTGCACCTGCTTTCAATCATCATATATCTATTATTTTCATGGAGATTGTATTTTTTCTACTACTTCTACTATTCTAACAAAAAATAATAAATAAAGTTAAAATATCGATAGAAAAAATGGTTCCTATTTTTGTAAAAAAGGAACCATTTACATTGTTAATTCTTTTTCTTCGGTATTTTTACAGTGATTTGGTAGAAATCTTCAGTATCTTCTTCCTCTGTCTTCACGTTAATACCACTTTTTGAAACCATTGATAAAGACTGGCGAATTGTATTTAGGGCAATTCGGATGTCTTTACTAATTGCTTTACGTTTTGCTTTTTCCTTTTTGACGCTTTCTTCTTCTTTAGGAGTTAATAATTGTTGAATATAATCTTCAAGCTGACGAACATTCCAATCATATTCTTTAATTAATTCAACTAACTTCCCTTGAACTTCCTCATCTTTTACTGTAATTAATGCACGTGCGTGTCTTTCAGATATTTCTCTATTTAATATAGCATCTTGTACATTTTGTGGTAGTTTTAATAATCTTATCTTATTTGCAATGGTTGACTGACCTTTTCCTAGACGTTGAGCAAGTGCTTCTTGTGTCAATGAATGGAGTTCTAATAATTGCTGATAAGCCATTGCTTCTTCTATTGCCGTTAATTCTTCTCGCTGAAGATTTTCAATCAAGGCAATTGAAGCAGTCTCTTTATCACTTAAACTACGCACAATTGCAGGAACTTCAGACCAATTCAGCTTTTTCATTGCTCTATATCGACGTTCTCCGGCAATGATTTCATACTGATTTTCGTCAAACTTTCTAACAACAATTGGTTGAATCACACCATGGGTATGAATTGTTCTTGCTAATTCTTCAATTTTTTCTTCATCAAAAACAGTTCGAGGTTGGTAACGATTCGGAACGATTTTTTCGATTGGTATTTTTACGACTTCTTCTGTTGCCCTACTCTCTGCAACTCCTACATCGCTTTTAACCTCAGATTCTAGTTTATCCCCGCCTCCGAAAAAACGTGAAAAAGGACTTTTCATCCAATGGCACCACCTTTTTGAAACTTTCTTGCTCAATATATTCTATTATTAAATATAAAATAGAAAATGTACAGTACTCTATTAAATATTAAATCTACTAAACTGCTTTTAATTAATATTAATTATGTATGTTAAAAAAAGCAAATTTACTTAATGTTTTTTCCTATAAAATGTTTCATGTGAAACATTTTATATAACTGGGAATAATTATGAAGTTTCACGTGGAACATTTTTTGAATATTCAATTAACGTTTCACGTGAAACAATTTCCTATGACATTCTTGTCCATTTATTGAATTGGATTTTTATTTGGTATTCCTGGTTTTCTTGGATATTTTTTTGGTGTTTCTTTTAGTTTATTAATAATGTAAATAGTTCGCTCACTATCTTCAATTGGTAAATGATAAGCATATTCTTCTTTCAGTGATCCACCTAAAGTTTTAATTG
Above is a genomic segment from Lysinibacillus sp. PLM2 containing:
- a CDS encoding mechanosensitive ion channel protein MscS translates to MTEENIEINPESIAKTTGRFWSYFTSEGLWDYVIESSIKIISILLISYLVIFIGKKIITRLFTLRLKTPLKQSERRQTTLVKLLHSVLTYVVYFSAIIAVLSALKIEVMGLLAGAGIAGLAIGFGAQSLVKDVITGFFIILEDQFAVGDYVKLTTSNVAEGTVSEIGLRTTKLIAFTGELYIIPNGQIMDVVNYSINNSKGIIDLQVGIEADIEKIEKLVTEYLQTLPAQYEEVEGVPIFVGVQNIVGTEVTVRIVVETKPYQHFGISRIIKRDVKDIFEKNGIPMPYQKMMVYNQESNKTGGDDA
- the soj gene encoding sporulation initiation inhibitor protein Soj; this encodes MGRIIAITNQKGGVGKTTTSVNLSACLAYLGKKVLLIDIDPQGNATSGIGINKGETQHCVYDVLIDDESLENVIQQTKVENLDAVPATISLAGAEVELVSTISREVRLKHAIENVKEKYDYIIIDCPPSLGLLTINALTASDAVIIPVQCEFYALEGLSQLLSTVRLVQKHLNQELYIDGVVLTMLDARTNLGIQVIEEVKKYFQDKVFKSIIPRNVRLSEAPSHGEPIIIYDPKSRGAEIYLELAREVIKNG
- the spo0J gene encoding stage 0 sporulation protein J, with protein sequence MAKGLGKGISALFPTEPLKNDDSIEKISIQKLVANPYQPRKIFDDEAIEELAQSIIEHGIIQPIVVRKKGSKYEIVVGERRYRAAKLANLEEVPAIVKEMSDEQMMEVAILENLQREDLTPIEEAEAYQSLIEKLNFTQEDLAKRLGKSRPHITNHIRLLQLPEEVRNLVNDGSLSMGHGRTLLGLKNKRRIPELANKVIKHSLNVRQLENLIKEYNSEVSRETSKKVNKDIFVQAKETQLREYFGTNVQIRKSKNKGKIEIEFYSEEDLERILEILKVEEE
- the noc gene encoding nucleoid occlusion protein, producing the protein MKSPFSRFFGGGDKLESEVKSDVGVAESRATEEVVKIPIEKIVPNRYQPRTVFDEEKIEELARTIHTHGVIQPIVVRKFDENQYEIIAGERRYRAMKKLNWSEVPAIVRSLSDKETASIALIENLQREELTAIEEAMAYQQLLELHSLTQEALAQRLGKGQSTIANKIRLLKLPQNVQDAILNREISERHARALITVKDEEVQGKLVELIKEYDWNVRQLEDYIQQLLTPKEEESVKKEKAKRKAISKDIRIALNTIRQSLSMVSKSGINVKTEEEDTEDFYQITVKIPKKKN
- a CDS encoding spore protease YyaC, whose translation is MQNINEANEIVKRSFVHHEQSGAVWRLSDIFLNHIPFDHEQIIFCCIGTDRSTGDSLGPLTGSFLASYHSFPFRVIGTLENPLHAVNLPSTVEELQQSSTAPFVVAIDACLGAEDNIGQIIVHQGPLLPGKAVKKELPAIGNISVKGIVNVGGFMEMLVLQNTRLKTTYSMSDKIARALLLAWQRYSLKGKYNTNNHSRFDQLGDRIDYSNFN